The Gammaproteobacteria bacterium genome includes the window GCATCCAATGCCGCCCGCTGAATATCAAAAAGCTCAAGTAGCCCACGTCGCCCATAGTCCAACATGGTATTTAACTGTTCTGCCGAAAAGCTACCGTCTTCCGCAGTGCCCTGTATTTCAATAAAACCACCGGCTTCCGTCATCACCAAATTCATGTCTGTCTCTGCCGCTGAATCCTCTTGATAATCAAGATCCAGCACCACTTCGCCGTCGAAAATCCCGACCGACACGGCGGCCACCAAATGCTTGAGCGGATTAGTACGAACATGACCCTGCCGCCGCAAATATTCAAGGGCATCCACCAAAGCCACACATCCACCAGTGATGGCCGCAGTGCGAGTGCCACCATCCGCTTGTATGACATCGCAGTCCACAGTGATCGTATATTCGCCCAACATTGACAGATCAACAGCAGCACGCAAAGAGCGACCAATCAAACGTTGAATTTCCTGAGTTCTGCCCGACTGTTTCCCTCTTGCAGCCTCACGGTCATTTCGGCTGTTGGTCGCACGCGGCAACA containing:
- a CDS encoding ribonuclease PH; the encoded protein is MRPSGRSAQQLRPVNIQRGFTKHAEGSVLIEFGETKVICTASVAEGVPRFLKGQGQGWITAEYGMLPRATNSRNDREAARGKQSGRTQEIQRLIGRSLRAAVDLSMLGEYTITVDCDVIQADGGTRTAAITGGCVALVDALEYLRRQGHVRTNPLKHLVAAVSVGIFDGEVVLDLDYQEDSAAETDMNLVMTEAGGFIEIQGTAEDGSFSAEQLNTMLDYGRRGLLELFDIQRAALDAPLER